The sequence CAAGATCCAACAACCGGCTTCCGCGCCTATTCTAAAATATATACAACTACAAATCAAATCAATGGCAGAGGTTACAACTACTATACGCCAGGTTCAAATCCATCACCTTGTTACCTTGAAACATACTGGTACTAATCATGTATTGTGGAAGGCTCAGTTCAAGCCTATACTGAAAGGCTATGACCTAACAGGTTTTATTGATGGATCAAAAGAAAAACCACCAAGAACTCTACCAGAAAGTGAGGCTGTTAATCCTGCGTTCACTGCATATGAGCACCAAGATTCTTTGATCGTTGGTTTGCTTAATTCTACCTTAACTCCTGAGGTTCTGAGTGTAGTTGCAGAACTTGAGACTGCACAAGAGATATGGGACACCTTGGAGTCTGAGTTTGCTCCAAAAAAATTTGCTCACCAGATGAATTTAAAGAGACAGCTCCATAATCTGCACAAAGGTAATAAGTCTCTGAAGGTGTATTTAAATGATGCTAAGCGTTTTTTTGATCAACTTGCagccactagtggaaaatgggtgttTAGCAACCCACTTCAGAGACCCTCATTGACCGTAGTCATCCCGTCGACCAAACATAGCTGTCTCTGATATAATAAAAAAACGCAAAAAATCTGGGAGCTCAATAAACAGTCTctgaataaaaaaattatttaccaTCTTATCCCTCAGGGAACTACCGATTCCGCGACCTCTGATCATAGTCTGGGGATTGAAACTAATTGATCTAACGGCTGGGATTAAGATACCTATCTCTTTATTGAAACCATAAAAAGGTTATCCATTACTTTTTATTCTCTCCTCGCATCCCTTCACTATTTTTCTCTGGTTTCTCCGCCTTCAACTCACCGCTTCCATCACCACCACAGGCAATAGATCAGCATCCTCCACTTCCATCACCACCACAAACATacctactgcttcatcttctcgaTTGATTTTTGTATGCTCAAAATCAACGAAACACACAAAAACCCTTAAAAACAAATCTGTATAGATTCTCACTTCACAAATTGAAACTCACTGTTAGAAATCAAATCTTTATCTGAACTAAAACCCATGTATCAAAAGAAATCAAGAGGAAGCTTTCTAACCCTAAATTTATAGTTGTTTTGTTCTTGAAATCCAGGCTAATATCAATTGCTCTTGAAATCATCAGGGTAATGTCAATCTTGTTCTTctttcataaatcaaactctAATTTCATAAAGGTAACCTGTAGATTTCAAATTATGTATATATTTGGaataaaattagggatttgatttgGGGGGTTTGTTAGGGTTTCATTAAATTGTGGTTGtagaatttttattaattttttttccgAATTGGTATCGAAATTCTTGGATTGGGTTTGAGTTTCTACATACGAAACCGTTTAATtagggtttaattttttttttttgtaactgtaTCAGGTAAAGGTTGCGATTTGAGTCATTGATCGAGATTAAGATGGATGGCTGGATCGGGAAGAAACAACTTCGTTATTATCGAGGGACAAAATTTCAGATCTCTCCATGTACATCTTCTTTCGGTCTTCTTCTCCACTTCACTACACACCACCATAGCCGCGATTCACCGCCTCCAtcaatcaccaccaacaacaaccccTTCTCCTTTAAGTATCTTTTCATTACCGAAGAAGCAAAAGATTGGTTTTCTTATTCATCTTCTCCTCTTTTTCTATCAAGTAAAGGTTATTTCTCTCACAAATACTAGAGCAGTGTAAATTTTAAGGTATAGTTTCAGTGTTAAATCGTTATTTTGTACAGATCTCTGTTTTTCAATATAATTTTATACTGAATTTTCCTATAATTGatagttatattttttttatgagtTAGGGTTTTATACTTTAATTGAAGAATTGAGATAGTGGGGTGATTGGGTTTTGGTTATTTTTCTAATTTCATGGATTCACCAACAGGAAAAAGAAGTATGAACTGATGTACCAACAATACGGTAATTTAATGGTTTGTTTTAGGATTACTTCTAGTTCTCTACTTCTGTTTTTGATTTAAATCTCttgattttgttttcatttttgggTTTGTTTTATGAAAATATAACCCTAGGTTTTCTATTTGgggttttttgaatttgattttgtacACATCTATGTTTCAGATGGAGGCTGGATTCTTAatggttttttttaaaaaagagggTCAGAAGATGAACTGGTGAAGAAATAATTGCTTTCTTAAGGCATTCTTTATCTAATTGATGTGGAGATTTATCTCTTTGGTCATGCAGGGACAGGGTAATACTAGTTTGGGTTTTTGCGATTAACAGAATGCAATAGAGGAGTCAAATTGGTGGTGGATTCTGATATTAATGTTGATGTTGCTCTTAAGGTTTTGCGATGCTGATATTAATATTGTACTTGTAGTGCACGATGTACATTGAGGTGGCCTCTACACAATTATGATCAAAGgattattcatattttttttgtattgtaCAACGTAGTGAGATTGTGAAACTGGCAAAAAGATTTAATTCGTGTTGATTTTCAGGAACTATGTAGTAGCTCGTGAAGGAGCTCTGCTTGGATTTGAGTGTCTTTAGGAGAAGCTTGGAAGATTGTTTGAACTGTATGTAAAAGTTTCACATGGCAAATGCAAATATTCTTGTTGTACTGCAAGTTTGTCCTTATATCTTAATTTTTTATCTGTTTGTTTGTATCGGTTTAGGTACATCATTCAAATGTTGCCGCTGCTGTTAGTATCTTTCTCGGATCGAGTTTTAACTGTGCGTGAAGCTTCTGTATGTGCTTCTCATGCAAATATGTCAACTTATCTAGTGGTAAGGGAGTGAAACATGTTCTTCCTTCGCTCCTTAAGGTAAATTTCTGAAAATTCTAGTGTCTATTATATTCTACCGTTGTCGGGATTGCTCTACTGCATGGTTGTGATTATATCTTACCTTATCTATCTAGGCTTTAAAATAGGCCTGTAATCAGCATCGCTGAATGCAGCTTATTCTAAATGAAGTCTCATAGGTTGTCTGCTTACCGTGCTGCATGGGATTAATTTCTCTATAAACATTTTGATTATGTTATGTTCTCAGGGTCTAGAGGATAAAGCCTGGAGAACAAAGCAAAGTAGTTTGCAACGACTAGAGGAAATGGCTTACTGCATTCCGTAACAGTTGTCTCAGTGCCTCCATTGGATTGTACCCAAGTTTATAGAGATCTATTAATCACCTTTTTTGTTGTCTTCCTATTCAGAATGGATGGAGGGTTGATCCTTTCTTTCTAGACGAGTAGTGATATTCTATGGGATTTTGCTTATATGAGGGGCCTTCTTTTTTCCTAGAttgttcatttttctaatcttCCATTTATTTGCAGGTTTTAGATGCCCTTGGAAAAGAGTACCTTGAGCACTTATTATCAAGTATTATTCGTAATTGTTCTCATCAGAGGGCATCTGTTCGTGATGGATATTTGACTCTTTTTAAGGTACCACTTTTCTTaataactaataataaaatagtcCATTGCATGTttctgttagtcaatcaaagttTGTGCTTCCTTTTTATTTATCATGTGGGTCCTCTAGAAAATTTGGTCTAGAATTTCTATCGTGTCCTTGTCCTGTAGTGGCATTTTCTAATTATTGCATGATTGTTATAGAATAAGCTTGGGGTTTGGTATACCAAAGCAGCAAACTTCGTACACTCGGTATATCCATTGCTTGGTGTAAGTGTGTTGAGCCTCATGTGCCTCCTGATGCCTGGACAATTGCATGTCATTTCTGCCTCTCGCATTGTCTATTGTTGTTAATATAGGTTCACATATCTCTTGTTATGTATGTATTTAATAGAAGGGAAGGCCTTCGGTATAATAGCCATCCATATCTCTGATTCTTTAATATGTGCGTTGTAACTCAAGCATATTGTGCATGTAGTTTGTTGAATATGAAAATTTTGAATAATGTTTGGTGGAGGTATTGTTCAAGAAGATTTTTACAGTGATTTTGATAAAAGATTTCATGAGTTTGCATAATGTCCAGTTACGAAAGATTTGAGAGCCTTGTAGTTGGTTAAAATATCTTAAAGCTAGAGCCCATGAAAGTGCTTTACTGCTACAGAGAGGGATTTTTGTGTAACCATTCTTACCCTCGATTGATTCTCGATGCAAGTATGGTGGGGGGCATGAGTTCATCTAAATATGCTCCAGAGAGTGACACCAGGGTAAGTGTTTCTTATTAGCTaactaatttcaattgttctttgACTATGTTATAGGCAGATTAGATTATTAAAACAGTTATGTGAGTGATAATTTATGATATGAGAAAGAATCTGAAGAGTATGATAatacttttttatatttttattgaagAGGTCTTATTTGTGGATCCGTAAAGATCTTTATGCATCACTAATGAAGTTTTCGTGCTTAGGGCCTGCAGTGATGTACTGAGATTCGTCATGGAAAGTGGTATCAAGGGTTGCGAGGTTGTTTCCTTAACTGCTGAGTAAGCTGTCATGTGCTTCTGTGAGAGTAAGTTGTTCATCTTTGCAGCTTGTATTATTCATGACTGTTACCTATCCTTAAAAGATTTTGAATTGTTGTGTTTTGATATGTAGGTTCTCTTGATATCCTAGTTACTTTGGATCTTACACCATAGTGAGAGGCATGGTAGTCTCAAGACATTTTTTATATGTTTCTTTTGGTTTGGCATCAGCTCTGCGGCTTAAACATTTCGATTCTTGCCTGTCACATGTTATCGGAACGTCGTCTATTAGTTGAGCATGTCGTTAGAACTTACTAGCTAGCTTGGACATGTGTTGTTCTGaactaagaatttcattcttatgTGTAATTTAAACCCAATGAATGAAAGAACGGAAGTTGAATTCTCAATTGGAGTTTAAATTTGAGtgaaatttgaatttcagtttgacTTTGACTTGACTTTGTTGTGACTTTGACTTGAGTtccatttgacttgactttgacttgagttccatttgacttgactttgacttgagttccatttgacttgactttgacttgagttccatttgacttgacttgactctgatgcagtcagattatttcaggtttagccattcaggcatttcagcaaGTCTGAATctacattttttttatattataatttaaatctgagacTCACGGCTAAGGGTCTGTATCTCGTAACCCTTAAAATCAGTCGTCATTTTGAGACCCACGGCTAAGGGTCGTACAAAACAGAGACGCTTTATCAGGGACCCCAACAGAGACGGTTGGAAATGGTCGTATAACTCGTATCTATGACTTGTCCTGACGGTCGCggaacttctgttttccactagtgagcCACAGGATACACCGTACCGGCTCATGAGAAAAAGCAATCCATTTGCAATGGGTTGAATCATACATATGACCCTATTGTTACTACTTTAAGTACTGCTGAAACAATGGACATATCAACATTCATAACTCATCTTCTGACTTTTGAGATGAGGTTAGAACATCAACTGTCTCAGTTGCAAGAACCAGTTGCAAACTATGTCAGCTCTTCCTCTTCTGCTAGCAGACCTGCACCTAGAGGAGTTCAAAATACACCAAGAGGACCGAATCCGCCAAACAATAATCGTCGGCCTCAACAGCCTTCTAGAAATTCTGGTAATGGCACAGTCTATTGTCAGATTTGCGAAAAGCGTAACCATACTGCAGATCGATGCTGGTTTCGCTATGACAGAGATGCTCAACAACCTGCAAAAACGCCTGAGGCTTATATATCCTTACCAGGTGGTCAACCAAATGGACAATGGGTAACTGATACTGGTGCGACCCATCATCTAACTCCTTATGTGAACAACATCTGCATACCGCATGAATATGAGGGCACAGATCAAGTTAGAGTATGTAATGGTAATGGTCTAGAGATCGCACATATTGGTAACGCAACATTCACTCATAATTCACGTTGCTTTATATTAAATCAGATTTATCATGTGCCTAAGATTAAAACAAATCTTCTATCTTTTTCTAAATTCTGTAAGGACAACAACGTGATTTTTGAGTTTCACACAAGCTTTTTTCTTGTGAAGGACAAATGCACAGGGGCAGTGCTGCTAAAGGGGAGGAATGAGAATGGGTTGTATGTATTCGGTGGGGTAGGTGATTTTCATCCATCCAACAAGCCTCAGTCTTTTCTCTCAGCCAGTTTACCTGTTTGGCACCAGCGCATGGGTCACCCCATGCTTGGAACTGTTTCAAAAATAATTAggaatttctctcttcctgttttGCATAAGAAGTTCGATTTTTGTCACTCTTGTCATGTTAGCAAGAGTAGAAAACTTCCCTTTTCTATCAGTACTACAACCTTTGATACTCCTTTGAGTTTAGTTGTTTCTGATATTTGGGTTTCTCAATAACTATCAAGGAATGGTTTTCGATATTATCTGTTGTTAATGGATGTCTTCTCTCATTACACATGGGTATTTCCAATGGTTCATCGTTCTGATGCTTACAATATCTttgttcattttcacaaacaagtAGAGAATTTAACTGGTTACAAAATCAAAGTTTTTCAATCTGACAATGCTCTTGAGTACAAAAGAATTACCTCTTACTTAAATAGTTCAGGCATCCAACATAGATTTTCCTGCCCTCACACCTCGGCTCAGAATGGTCTTGCAGAGCGTCGTATAAGACATGTAACAGAGAGTGGTCTAGCACTTCTTTTTCATTCTCATTTGCCAAAAGATTTTTGGTCAGATGCTTTTACTACCGCTTGTTATCTTATCAATAGGGTGCCTAAATCTAAAACAAATTCCCTCACACCTCTTGAGTTGTTGTACAAAAAGAAACCAAATTATACTTTTTTAAGGGTGTTTGGTTGCTTGGCTTATCCCTGTCTAAGGCCTTACAATGCAAACAAGTTAGAACCCAGGTCACTTCCTTGTGTATTTTTAGGGTACAGTGCAGTGCATAAAGGCTATATTTGCCTTCATCTTCCAACCAATAGGCAGTATATATCACGTCACGTGAGATTTGAAGAAAGCACATTCCCATTCTCTCCTCAGCAGCAGCAAGCTCTTGCCTTTTGTCAGCCGATTCCTGCATCATGCACAGATATTATTAGCTCTGCAGTTTTTAGCCCTTCATCTCCCGCTAAGCTACAGCTACAACAACCGCTGTCACTAGTGTTAGAACTGCAAACTCAGGAAAATGCTCCATATTCTCAAGATGCTTCTCCGGCTGCTTCAAACGAGTCTGCAATTAATTCCTTGTCTCCTGATCATACTGATCAGCAAGTGCAACAAGGTCACATAATGGTCACCCGTGCTAAATCAGGTATTaccaaaccaattcaaaaattgtGTCTTGCTGCAACTAAATATCCTCTACATGACGAAGATTTTATGGAGCCGACTTGCTACTCTAAAGCCTGCAAGATAGCAGAATGGAGAGACGCCATGGACACTCAGATAAATGCATTGATCCGAAATGGTACTTACTCACTTGTTAAGTATGAGTCTGGCATGAATGTAGTGGGGTCTAAGTGGGTCTACCGGATAAAGCGAAACCCAGATGGTTCAATACAGCGCTATAAAGCACGCTTGGTTGCTAAAGGGTTTACACAGCAAGAGGGGGTGGATTATGGCGAAACTTTCTCACCGGTGATCAAACCATGCACAATCAGACTAGTACTATCGCTTGCAGTTATGAATAGCTGGCATTTGCGTCAACTTGATGTTGAAAATGCATTTTTGCATGGTGTCTTGGAGGAGGATGTCTACATGAAGCAGCCTGCTGGCTATGTCGATCCTAACTTCCCTGATCACGTCTGCAAGCTCCATAAATCCTTGTATGGCCTCAAACAGGCACCTCGTGCATGGTTTTCTCGTCTCAGCATTCATCTTCTCATGTTGGGTTTCAGGTTTGTGATCGAAAATGGGAGGTATAATAAACTGAATTTGTGATTTAAATTTTCAACATTTGTCAGCAAGTGAGACTCAGTTCAACGGGAATCATGCAAATGCTTAGGTCATGTGATGTGAATTAATAATGGCTTCTGCGAGTTTTGTTGTTGGTGTTTTCAGGCGGTAACAATGGCCTATGCGAGTGAAATTGTTTTGTTGGGGTTTGTTGGATGCTACCTTTATGGCTGGTTGAAAATCATATAACGGTACCTTATTAGCAAGGTCCGTTTTCACTTATTTCTTGATCCACTGATGATACCAACAGCGGGTTCAATGGTGATTTAAGTACCATGCAGAATTGGGAGAGCCAGAAAAATTGACAGAAGTTCACAATTCAGATACATAATCTGAATGCATCTTTGACAACATTGGTGGGCTTTCGAAGTTGTAAATGATCATAAGCTTCATGGAAATTGTGAATCAAGATACTATCACTAAACTAATCATTATTTTTGTCAGCGATTTTTTTCAACAAATCTGTTTAAGTATTTGCATGAATCTTCGATACTTAATGGCCACTGCCACCAGTTCTATGTCTAATTAATTAACTCCTCGACAAACTGCTCTGGAAATGATTCTTCGTATTCTTGCTGGGCATGTGCTTAACAGCTTTGGAACGCTCTCTGTCTCCTTCTCTAAATTTTTTGCCAATATTTACACCTCTCCAAAGGAATGATAAGAATCTGATTTCGTTGACCAATTTGTCAGAAATGATACAGTAATTTTGATTTATTCACCACTCTTATTAGGCACCTATGATGTTTTCATAGTTCTGATATCATGTATAGTGACATCAACTGTGTGTGTGTCTCCATCAGTCTCTTTTGTTTACTCTTTTGTATACAATCTCCATCAGTCTCTTTTGTGTACTCAACTGTATAAAAGAACATCAAAACAATGAATACACGGAAAAGTTTGATTTATCTTTGTAGGTGAAGGTTTATCAGTTACAACCAGACGTGATTTACGGTTTGTAGCATTTATAAGTCTTCTTCATTCACAGTTGTTGTGCACAAAGCAAACCGCTGCACCTAAATTGGTGATATTAAAAGTATcattttgtgaataattgttccCTTTCATGGTTTGATTAAATTAAGTAATTAATCCATAACTATCTGTGTGCAAGGCTATACTTAAAAGGTGGTGTTTTGTTACCACGGATGGTATTATTTGGGATGCCCAAGATGTAGCAAAAAATTATATACTTTTTTTTGccgaaaataaaaatttgatcaCTGAGTATTGGTAGTttactttaatttgaatttggacCAAGtgcaaaaatagggttttaatgcCAAGAGATGGATCACAAATCTGCAGTATAGTGAAATACACTGGGGTTTGCAAAGAGTATGCATCCTTTTTAAGAATTTCGGACTTCGTGATACACCCATAGTGAAGGCATTCTTGCAAGTTTTTTGAACTCATACTCGAAACATGAGATTCTGTTTCCAATTTCAGCAGCACCTCTCGCGATGCCATTGATTGAAGGCATTCTTAGCCGTTACACATATTCTGGTTTTGTCCACAGTTGAAGTGTTAGTTATTTACTCATAAGTGATGTTATTTACTCAACATGTTTCATTGCAAGGGACTGACTGACTGACTGCTTTGAATTGTTTATTTCTTGACATATTTTCTTGACACATATCAAACTAAGGGGGGTGGGTAAGTTTGAGTTGTAGATAGTGAATTCTCAGGTTATGAATGTCCAAATTCAAGGTGCAAGGAGTTTCTAGGTTGCTAGGTTACATTTGATGTTGCAGTGCAACTTACATGGACTGAATGCATTTCTTTGTTGCGGAAGTGCAGTCCAGTAAAATGATTACTGGACtgcatttattttaggttttataagaaaaacggGATACTGAGAAACTACCTTTTCAACTCCCTGACTTCAATACCAAAGCCAGAGATAGGTATAAATGGATGCTTAGTCTTCTACAAATGAATTTATGTTGTTCCATTCTGTGACATTTGTGATTTTGTGCTATCAGCCATTATGTTATCAGATATTTTCTTAAAACACCGACATATAAGAAGAATTTTTTGGACAGTTAAAAATGTCTGACCTTCTTTTGGAAGACGGCTAGATCATTGTTGTTCTCTTTTTTGCGTAGCCAGATAACGGTCTAATTTTGTGTTCATGTTATCCCGGTTGTTGAGTTATTAATTGGTGGTTTCGATGATGTCAGGTAGGCAGTTACGGCTTCATGAACTGgtaataacaaaaaataatattaaCAGTTCCCACCAGTAGTTTTGGTTTGTTGATTTTCAGAAATGCACGGCCTGAATTATCTTTATGGTCATATACTGCAACTCATTTCTATCAATGAGGCCCCTTGCAGGTTACCCTATTAGTTGGTATTCACCATTCCAGGTTGCCAATTTCAGGTTGCCGAAAAAGCATCAGAGATGGTTTTGGATTACCACCAGGTTGCCAAATGTATCTCTAGCATTCCACGGGCAACTGCAACATCAGGTGGAATGTACTATGAATTTCATACAAAAGTTTTTTGTTGTCACCGAATTGTTTTGCTATTGAATCTTGATTTTTCATTGAATTcggtatttttttttccttatactGATTGAGATTATGCATGCAATTCTCTTTGTATCCTTCTCTGAGTATCACAGGGTTTTGATAAATTAGAGTAAATAACTAAGTGAAAATTTGTTTTATCTCTGAGTATCACGAAGATTAACTTTCAGTCGATAAAGTGAAAATTTAATTTCTAAACTGCCATCTTTCAAGCCAAGATGAGTTCTATATATTTGAATGTTAtgatatacatattttcaagttTCATGATCGGAAATAAACTACAAATGTTACTATTTTTAATCTATTTAGAGCTTCTATATGAATTAGGATGTGATAGTGAAGGTTATAATTTAATCCAGGCTTTGGTGCTAAAAGAGCATTGAATATGTGCAGGAACCAGAAATGGATGTATCTCAGTTAAGGTGTTCTTAGTGTTAATTGTTTTTTGCAGTTTGATCATTGACACCATGCTCTGCCATCAGCGACGGAAGCAGGATTTGAAGTCTAGGTGGGCTAAAATAGCACTATGGGCTAAACACTAAATTCTTAGGGGtgctattattattttttccaaaaaagtACACATGAAAAAATGACTTTTGGGTGAGTTTTTGAGATTTGGGGGTGGCTGGAGCACCCCTAAGCCACCCCCAGTACCATCCCTGCCTGCCATAAGGAATACTGGTTAATTTATAGAGAGGAGCTTTCACGCAGAGATTTTATAGAGAGAAGCTTTCACTCTGAGGTATGATCTCAACTaaaatatttttactatttttctcAAAATTGAAATGTAGAAATCCAACAGTGAACAACTGATTTATTGATCTTTGGTGCTTACTTGCTTAACGTGATGGC comes from Papaver somniferum cultivar HN1 unplaced genomic scaffold, ASM357369v1 unplaced-scaffold_158, whole genome shotgun sequence and encodes:
- the LOC113337027 gene encoding uncharacterized protein LOC113337027; this encodes MAEVTTTIRQVQIHHLVTLKHTGTNHVLWKAQFKPILKGYDLTGFIDGSKEKPPRTLPESEAVNPAFTAYEHQDSLIVGLLNSTLTPEVLSVVAELETAQEIWDTLESEFAPKKFAHQMNLKRQLHNLHKATSGKWVFSNPLQRPSLTMEAGFLMVFFKKEGQKMNWYIIQMLPLLLVSFSDRVLTVREASVCASHANMSTYLVVLDALGKEYLEHLLSSIIRNCSHQRASVRDGYLTLFKNKLGVWYTKAANFVHSVYPLLGVHISLVMYVFNRREGLRYNSHPYL